A portion of the Cryptomeria japonica chromosome 5, Sugi_1.0, whole genome shotgun sequence genome contains these proteins:
- the LOC131051196 gene encoding glutamate receptor 2.7-like, producing the protein MRWSECRVAIFAISLLSNLCFSTRADNNVHVGAIVDFDSLVGRVAKTAIELAVEDVNNDPQLLNAMRLLLHVRDAQGDSLRGASAAVDLLREEAVAIIGPQTSQVAEFVSDVGDAGHVPIVSFSATSPLLSSSRFPYFVRMARSDASQMKAIAALVQYYGWRRIVAVYPNNDFGFGAINSLNDALTDVGSEIEYRSSISPSATTEAIREELYKLNNMQSRVFVAHMNSRLGLKLFAEAHAIGMMGPGYVWITTDGFTSLLDTLLNTSTLASMEGIVGVKTYVPNSEKLKDFTKRWKRIFIAKNEDEDYAQTELNQYGLLAYDSVQMVAGAITKLASSNTSFNFLKPSSPPLGVGNVTDLTRIRVFQQGQRLLQHIHRTNLTGLTGAVRLRNGELSGSIYEIVNVVGKSYRSIGYWTDENQVLSSVLPLPPYNSVESLKAVIWPGGGTQVPRGWVIPTIGKRLQIGVPVKKGFQEFLTVTYDKSRNRSTVMGFCKDVFDAVLRRLDYALPYDLIPYISDNYDNLVYQVYLNKLDAVLGDTTILANRSKFVDFTHPFTETGLVMVVPITTDGGNNPWAFLLPFTLDLWCATGAFFVFTGGVVWLLEHGENDVFGGDTTTQVITSLWFSFSTLFFSHREAIVSNLTRIVIIIWLFVVLILTSSYTANLTSILTVKQITPTITSVESLRNQGVPVGYQRGSFVRDYLQQHFGISENNMKFYSTREEYKEALTKGPNKGGVAAIFDEIPYIRLFLSQQCGYTIVGPTYRTGGLGFVLPKGSPLLSDISRAVLSLSEDKEMQKIEAMYFNDTLCASPGATVDSNRLSIYSFGGLFLITGTVSLIALMIFSCREYIWILKYFLNILLYNILNSSSFSATHMAAQSGNSLNGSPSVVPIYGDSS; encoded by the exons ATGAGGTGGAGCGAGTGTAGGGTAGCAATATTTGCTATCAGTTTGCTTTCAAATCTATGCTTTTCAACGCGAGCTGATAACAACGTTCATGTAGGAGCCATCGTGGACTTTGATTCTTTGGTGGGGAGAGTGGCCAAAACTGCCATTGAATTAGCCGTGGAGGACGTGAATAATGATCCACAACTTCTAAATGCCATGCGCCTCCTCCTACATGTCCGCGATGCGCAAGGCGATTCACTCCGCGGTGCCAGCGCCG CTGTTGACCTGCTGAGAGAGGAAGCTGTAGCAATAATCGGGCCGCAAACTTCTCAAGTTGCAGAGTTCGTATCAGATGTCGGAGATGCAGGCCATGTGCCGATTGTGTCCTTCTCTGCTACGAGTCCTTTGCTTTCCAGCTCCAGATTTCCATACTTTGTTCGCATGGCACGGAGCGATGCGTCGCAGATGAAGGCCATTGCAGCCCTCGTACAGTACTATGGATGGAGAAGAATCGTGGCTGTTTATCCCAACAATGATTTCGGTTTCGGCGCCATAAACTCTTTAAACGATGCGCTTACGGACGTGGGATCCGAAATAGAATACAGGTCGTCAATTTCCCCAAGTGCGACCACGGAGGCCATAAGGGAGGAGCTCTACAAATTGAATAATATGCAGTCAAGAGTGTTCGTTGCTCATATGAACTCTCGTCTTGGATTGAAGCTGTTTGCGGAGGCGCATGCGATAGGAATGATGGGTCCGGGTTATGTCTGGATAACAACGGACGGATTTACGAGTCTTTTGGATACTCTGCTCAACACTTCCACCTTGGCGTCCATGGAAGGTATTGTTGGAGTCAAGACTTACGTTCCGAATTCTGAGAAGCTCAAGGATTTCACTAAACGGTGGAAACGGATTTTTATAGCTAAAAACGAGGACGAGGATTATGCCCAGACGGAACTCAATCAGTACGGTTTATTGGCATACGACAGCGTCCAAATGGTAGCCGGGGCCATTACTAAATTGGCATCCAGTAATACCAGCTTTAACTTCCTGAAGCCTTCTAGCCCTCCGCTAGGAGTTGGAAACGTAACGGACTTGACAAGAATCAGGGTGTTTCAGCAGGGCCAACGGCTGTTGCAACACATACATAGAACAAACCTTACAGGGCTAACGGGGGCTGTTAGACTTAGAAATGGAGAACTATCAGGGTCTATTTACGAAATAGTAAACGTGGTAGGTAAAAGTTACCGTTCGATTGGTTACTGGACGGATGAAAATCAAGTTCTGTCCAGTGTGTTACCGCTGCCTCCATACAATAGCGTGGAAAGTCTTAAGGCGGTGATTTGGCCCGGGGGAGGCACGCAGGTTCCACGAGGTTGGGTGATACCCACAATCGGCAAAAGGCTTCAAATCGGGGTGCCCGTAAAGAAGGGCTTCCAGGAGTTCCTAACAGTCACATATGATAAAAGCCGTAACCGAAGCACTGTCATGGGCTTCTGTAAGGATGTATTTGACGCGGTTCTCAGGCGGCTTGACTATGCACTACCATACGATCTCATCCCTTATATCTCTGATAACTATGACAATCTTGTCTACCAAGTCTACCTAAAT AAATTGGATGCGGTGCTGGGCGATACTACAATTTTAGCAAATCGAAGCAAATTTGTGGATTTTACACATCCGTTTACAGAAACTGGCCTGGTAATGGTGGTGCCCATTACAACTGATGGAGGAAATAATCCATGGGCATTTCTCCTCCCATTTACTCTCGACTTGTGGTGTGCAACAGGGGCATTCTTCGTCTTTACCGGAGGGGTGGTGTGGCTTCTTGAGCACGGAGAAAATGACGTCTTTGGAGGAGATACCACTACCCAAGTGATAACTTCTCTATG GTTTTCATTCTCGACCCTCTTTTTCTCTCACA GGGAGGCGATCGTGAGCAATTTGACTCGAATTGTCATTATAATCTGGCTCTTTGTAGTTTTGATATTGACGTCGAGCTACACAGCAAATCTCACTTCAATCCTCACAGTTAAACAAATAACGCCGACGATTACAAGTGTAGAATCTCTCAGAAATCAAGGAGTTCCCGTAGGCTATCAACGAGGGTCTTTTGTGCGTGATTATCTTCAACAGCACTTCGGCATATCGGAAAACAATATGAAATTTTATTCAACTCGTGAAGAATATAAAGAAGCTCTGACAAAGGGTCCAAACAAAGGCGGTGTTGCTGCTATTTTTGACGAGATACCATACATCCGCCTTTTCTTGTCTCAGCAATGCGGATATACAATAGTGGGGCCTACCTACAGAACCGGCGGTCTAGGATTT GTGCTTCCCAAAGGTTCTCCTCTACTCTCAGACATTTCCAGGGCCGTTTTATCCCTGTCGGAGGACAAAGAAATGCAGAAAATCGAAGCAATGTATTTCAATGACACTTTGTGTGCTAGTCCTGGAGCAACAGTTGATTCAAACAGGTTGAGCATTTATAGTTTTGGGGGGCTGTTTCTAATTACAGGAACTGTATCACTAATAGCTCTAATGATATTTTCCTGCCGCGAATATATATGGATACTAAAGTATTTCTTAAATATTCTCCTATACAATATACTTAATTCCAGCAGTTTCTCTGCTACCCATATGGCTGCTCAAAGTGGAAATTCGCTTAACGGATCCCCCTCCGTTGTCCCTATCTATGGGGATTCTTCATAA